One window of Nocardia sp. NBC_00508 genomic DNA carries:
- a CDS encoding MAB_1171c family putative transporter produces MNAVPASVLMSVAVFVGLMTMGRWLLVNKTSTDRLINRAWSWTLVAILLYEAASALHRPDLARCLYLGGTLMALASFYGLAQLLDGADPASARRRQRRYDSISAAVVISPILGTLVIHGAFGIHYAEVVWTLSAFPGAFSGFLLGRACVRELRVAGSSISEKLTYAALLAFSIYWSASFVSMLGRSLAGMKPSETGTVWAVVAFLMQFAITMLTAIPLVTVLLARAGWDRTGRTCRRLRPLWRDLTAAVPEVVLLGDHSAPGEPASRLYRMTVEIWDALLHLKPFMPECPDPGPPAECDNEMRGYARQVARAVRAKCAGNPPAATFPARRAVQEPRDREAELRYLLELAHEWPKAIAALHYPFDPPHAAAIAAVSQ; encoded by the coding sequence ATGAACGCTGTTCCGGCTTCGGTTCTGATGTCGGTCGCCGTCTTCGTCGGGCTCATGACGATGGGGCGGTGGCTTCTCGTCAACAAGACGAGCACCGATCGGCTGATCAACCGTGCGTGGAGCTGGACCCTCGTCGCTATCCTGCTGTACGAGGCCGCCTCCGCGTTGCATCGTCCCGACCTCGCGCGATGTCTGTACCTCGGCGGTACTCTGATGGCACTCGCCAGTTTTTACGGCCTGGCCCAGCTCCTCGACGGTGCGGATCCGGCGAGCGCGCGCCGACGTCAGCGCCGATACGACTCGATATCGGCCGCCGTCGTCATTTCTCCGATACTCGGGACACTGGTCATCCATGGCGCGTTCGGGATCCACTACGCCGAAGTGGTTTGGACGTTGTCCGCATTTCCTGGGGCATTCAGCGGATTCCTCCTCGGGCGCGCCTGCGTGCGCGAGCTGCGCGTCGCGGGCTCCTCGATCAGTGAAAAACTCACCTACGCGGCATTACTGGCGTTCTCGATCTACTGGTCGGCCTCGTTTGTTAGCATGCTCGGCCGCTCACTTGCTGGTATGAAGCCGAGTGAGACGGGCACCGTCTGGGCTGTCGTGGCCTTCCTCATGCAATTCGCCATCACCATGTTGACTGCGATCCCCCTGGTAACCGTGCTGCTGGCGCGGGCAGGATGGGATCGGACCGGCCGCACCTGCCGTCGCCTGCGACCGCTGTGGCGAGACCTGACCGCAGCGGTGCCGGAAGTCGTTCTGCTCGGTGACCATTCCGCTCCGGGAGAGCCCGCCTCTCGGCTCTACCGGATGACCGTCGAGATCTGGGACGCGCTGCTGCACCTGAAGCCGTTCATGCCCGAATGCCCCGATCCCGGCCCGCCCGCCGAATGCGACAACGAAATGCGTGGCTATGCGCGCCAGGTGGCGCGGGCCGTACGAGCGAAATGTGCCGGCAACCCACCGGCAGCTACCTTCCCCGCTCGGCGTGCGGTGCAGGAGCCCCGCGATCGCGAGGCGGAGTTGCGGTATCTGCTCGAACTCGCGCACGAATGGCCGAAGGCGATCGCGGCCCTCCATTACCCGTTCGATCCTCCACATGCTGCCGCGATTGCCGCGGTGTCCCAGTAG
- a CDS encoding cupin domain-containing protein: MTSTPIDLFDLGLHFHATGDVRAAQRRMNSGDGGWQLATFHVESDADVHADHWEVHPAGDEAVCCLTGALRLYLRPEHPADDESMIRLTAGTAFVVPRNRWHRIELDEPSDIMSIGLRQDTRQETVAAS, translated from the coding sequence ATGACCTCCACACCGATCGATCTGTTCGACCTCGGACTGCACTTCCACGCGACCGGCGACGTGCGAGCCGCGCAACGGCGCATGAACAGCGGCGACGGCGGCTGGCAGCTCGCCACCTTCCATGTCGAATCCGATGCCGACGTGCACGCCGATCATTGGGAAGTCCACCCCGCCGGCGACGAGGCAGTGTGCTGTTTGACCGGCGCACTGCGGCTCTATCTGCGACCGGAGCATCCCGCCGATGACGAGTCGATGATCCGCCTCACCGCGGGCACCGCGTTCGTCGTTCCCCGAAACCGCTGGCACCGCATCGAACTCGATGAACCTTCCGACATCATGTCGATCGGCCTGCGCCAGGACACCCGCCAGGAGACCGTCGCCGCGAGCTGA
- a CDS encoding TetR/AcrR family transcriptional regulator: protein MPSPTSQPQRTGRPARISRAEIVSVANAVIDAEGVEKLTMRRLAAELSCTPMALYHHVRDKEDLLRLLLNDYADQVVWPDLPEDPQERIRIAAQAMHDVLAARPWIVEILAADDLFGVSALWVSESIIDGFVACGLSLERAVQAYRTIWHYTAGDLIVRARSTRRAAENRATFRAQVFADLDTETYPRLATLGPDYLTLTTQNTYEPGLRALITGLLS from the coding sequence ATGCCGAGTCCGACATCGCAGCCCCAGCGCACCGGGCGACCTGCGCGGATCTCCCGCGCGGAGATCGTCTCCGTGGCCAACGCGGTGATCGATGCCGAGGGTGTGGAGAAGCTGACCATGCGCCGCCTGGCCGCCGAGCTCAGCTGCACGCCGATGGCGCTGTATCACCACGTCCGAGACAAGGAAGACCTGCTCCGGCTGCTCCTCAACGATTACGCCGACCAGGTGGTCTGGCCGGATCTGCCGGAAGACCCGCAGGAGCGCATCCGCATCGCGGCGCAAGCCATGCACGACGTGCTCGCAGCTCGCCCGTGGATCGTCGAAATCCTCGCCGCCGACGACCTTTTCGGCGTCTCCGCGCTGTGGGTCAGCGAGTCCATCATCGATGGCTTCGTCGCCTGCGGTCTCTCGCTGGAGCGTGCGGTCCAGGCATACCGCACCATCTGGCACTACACGGCGGGCGACCTCATCGTGCGCGCGAGATCCACCCGCCGCGCCGCAGAGAACCGCGCCACCTTTCGCGCCCAGGTCTTCGCCGACCTGGACACCGAAACCTACCCCCGACTGGCCACCCTCGGCCCCGACTACCTCACCCTGACCACCCAGAACACCTACGAACCCGGCCTCCGCGCCCTCATCACCGGCCTGCTCTCGTGA
- a CDS encoding type IV toxin-antitoxin system AbiEi family antitoxin domain-containing protein → MRPGLEQLRDKQFGVFTARQVLCEYTRAELRARIDRGEWVRVFQGVYREATTPPSPELRVEAARLSMGLVSLAAAYNTAAELHGFAVRTDQPTDVLGVQASRYNRLVVHRDRVDPAELGLVRGTVVTNAHRTAADLARTLTRMDALATLDAALRSGISLAVLADEIGKHTGRRGRRQAAELIELADGRSESPMESRARLCCIDAGLPPPEPQLEVPTSDGLRRIDLGWRQWRIGLEYDSAAWHSGHDAAMRDNPRHNWLTTEGWTIYYATATDVYHHPHHFTAPIRCAIERSEMAAARRARAAIPLRSAGQNVTRWSAGRKSSSPSFTSKVL, encoded by the coding sequence ATGCGACCCGGTTTGGAGCAATTGCGGGACAAGCAGTTCGGCGTGTTCACCGCGCGGCAGGTGCTGTGCGAGTACACCCGTGCTGAGCTACGCGCTCGTATCGACCGCGGGGAGTGGGTGCGGGTCTTCCAGGGGGTGTACCGCGAGGCAACCACACCGCCATCACCCGAACTTCGTGTCGAGGCGGCGCGTTTGTCGATGGGACTGGTGTCACTGGCCGCCGCTTACAACACCGCCGCCGAGCTGCACGGGTTCGCGGTCCGCACAGATCAGCCGACCGATGTTCTCGGCGTTCAAGCCTCCCGCTACAACCGGCTGGTCGTGCATCGCGATCGGGTCGATCCAGCGGAATTGGGGTTGGTCCGCGGGACAGTAGTCACGAATGCCCACCGTACCGCCGCAGACCTCGCCCGCACTCTGACCCGCATGGACGCGCTTGCAACTCTGGACGCGGCGCTACGTAGTGGCATCTCGCTCGCTGTGCTCGCCGACGAAATCGGCAAGCACACCGGACGGCGCGGTCGTCGACAAGCTGCCGAGTTGATCGAGCTGGCGGATGGCCGGTCCGAGTCACCCATGGAGTCGCGCGCCCGGCTGTGCTGCATCGACGCGGGCCTACCGCCGCCCGAGCCGCAACTCGAGGTGCCGACCTCGGACGGACTCCGCCGGATCGATCTCGGATGGCGGCAATGGCGGATCGGCCTGGAATACGACAGCGCCGCATGGCATTCCGGGCACGATGCCGCGATGCGTGACAATCCGCGCCACAACTGGCTGACTACCGAAGGCTGGACCATCTACTACGCCACCGCGACCGACGTCTACCACCACCCGCACCACTTCACGGCGCCCATCCGGTGTGCGATCGAGCGCAGTGAAATGGCGGCTGCGAGGCGGGCCCGAGCCGCCATTCCACTCCGTTCGGCGGGTCAGAATGTGACGCGCTGGTCGGCGGGTAGGAAGAGTTCGTCGCCTTCCTTCACCTCGAAGGTTTTGTAG
- a CDS encoding nuclear transport factor 2 family protein, producing the protein MTRTTTDPMTVLTGMYAAEAKYLAAGGPGNASFDLLAPFFAPTVVLHQAESLPYGGTWRGHEGMERFFLAMSNTWEKFDLLDQRFLATGDATVVRTEVHARARATGRELSFAILQTITFADGRIAEVYPFYWDTAAIAAACGGSNG; encoded by the coding sequence ATGACGCGGACGACGACCGACCCGATGACCGTGCTGACCGGAATGTACGCGGCCGAGGCGAAATACCTGGCGGCAGGCGGCCCGGGCAACGCCTCGTTCGACCTGCTCGCCCCGTTTTTCGCCCCTACCGTGGTGCTCCATCAGGCCGAAAGCCTGCCGTACGGCGGGACCTGGCGCGGCCACGAAGGCATGGAGCGCTTCTTCCTCGCGATGAGCAACACCTGGGAGAAGTTCGACCTGCTCGACCAACGATTCCTGGCGACCGGCGACGCCACGGTGGTGCGTACCGAAGTGCACGCGCGTGCCCGCGCGACCGGCCGGGAACTCTCCTTCGCGATCCTGCAGACGATCACCTTCGCCGACGGCCGAATCGCCGAGGTGTACCCCTTCTACTGGGACACCGCGGCAATCGCGGCAGCATGTGGAGGATCGAACGGGTAA